A region from the Sandaracinus amylolyticus genome encodes:
- a CDS encoding dihydrofolate reductase family protein — MTRKMIAALQVSLDGFTQGEDRGEAPWVDSWADAIELIPEVDTFVQGAGMHPGYGAYWKAIYENPRSIPPYQTRAPYEREVAYAQLAAKAPHFVVSTTLDRVEWPPTAKIVRSVAELRGLAHQPGKNIYVVGGATLVASLLNDGLLDELRLIVHPILLGGGKPLFAGIDRRRSLELIDSRSTESGRVILSYRT, encoded by the coding sequence ATGACTCGGAAGATGATCGCTGCGCTGCAGGTCTCGTTGGACGGCTTCACCCAGGGAGAAGACCGCGGAGAGGCCCCGTGGGTCGACTCGTGGGCCGACGCGATCGAGCTGATTCCCGAGGTCGACACCTTCGTCCAGGGCGCAGGCATGCATCCGGGCTACGGCGCCTATTGGAAGGCGATCTACGAGAATCCCCGGAGCATCCCGCCCTACCAGACGCGAGCTCCCTACGAACGTGAGGTCGCGTACGCGCAGCTTGCGGCGAAGGCGCCCCACTTCGTCGTCTCCACGACGCTCGACCGCGTCGAGTGGCCTCCCACGGCCAAGATCGTGCGGAGCGTGGCGGAGCTGCGCGGTCTCGCGCACCAGCCCGGGAAGAACATCTACGTCGTCGGCGGCGCGACGCTCGTCGCCAGCCTGCTGAACGACGGGTTGCTCGACGAGCTCCGACTGATCGTCCACCCGATCCTGCTGGGCGGCGGCAAGCCGCTCTTCGCAGGCATCGATCGACGGCGCTCGCTCGAGCTGATCGACTCGAGGTCGACGGAGTCCGGCCGAGTGATCCTGAGCTACCGAACCTGA
- a CDS encoding FKBP-type peptidyl-prolyl cis-trans isomerase, with amino-acid sequence MRALLALVLVLAAGCGARRAQPSTSDEQATNGAETPEPTPPTDGPCSSWDPSADPTTPPLDVAAPPATANRGRDGLRFCILRPGSGQRRPSRDDRVRVHYTGWTTDGRMFDSSHTRGEPASFPLTDVIRGWTYSLESMTVGQVRRVWIPEELAYQGRAGAPAGMLVFDIELLAIE; translated from the coding sequence ATGCGCGCCCTCCTCGCTCTCGTCCTCGTGCTCGCGGCCGGCTGTGGAGCGCGACGCGCCCAGCCCTCGACGTCCGACGAGCAAGCGACGAACGGCGCGGAGACGCCCGAGCCGACGCCACCCACCGACGGGCCGTGCTCGAGCTGGGATCCGAGCGCCGATCCCACCACGCCTCCGCTCGACGTCGCGGCGCCGCCGGCCACCGCGAACCGCGGCCGCGACGGCCTGCGCTTCTGCATCCTGCGGCCGGGCTCGGGCCAGCGGCGCCCCTCGCGCGACGATCGCGTCCGCGTGCACTACACCGGCTGGACCACCGACGGGCGCATGTTCGACAGCTCGCACACCCGCGGCGAGCCCGCGTCGTTCCCGCTGACCGACGTGATCCGCGGCTGGACCTACTCGCTCGAGTCGATGACCGTGGGCCAGGTGCGCCGGGTGTGGATCCCCGAGGAGCTCGCGTACCAGGGCCGCGCCGGCGCGCCGGCGGGCATGCTGGTGTTCGACATCGAGCTCCTCGCGATCGAGTGA